From the Nodularia sphaerocarpa UHCC 0038 genome, the window CGCCGGGGGAGTGTATTTGGCTAGTGGTCAAATATACCCAATGCCACTGCGAGAAGAAAACAATTTTTTACCAGTATTTGCTGATATTCCGGCGGATGTTTTGGCACAATCGCGGATGATGGTATTAAGTTATCCTCATAATCCCACGGCGGCGATCGCTCCTTTGTCTTTTTTCCAAGAAGCTGTGGCTTTCTGTCAGCAACATGATATCGCCTTAGTTCACGATTTTCCTTATGTAGATTTGGTATTTGGAGAAACTGAAGATGTGGTTCCTTCTGTGCTGCAAGCTGACCCAGAGAAAAGCGTCTCTATTGAATTTTTTACCCTTTCCAAATCTTACAATATGGGCGGTTTCCGCATTGGTTACGCCATCGGTAACGCCGAGTTAATTCAGGCTTTACGCCAAGTCAAAGCAGCAGTTGATTTTAATCAGTATAAGGGAATTTTGAACGGTGCGATCGCCGCCCTCACCGGACCTCAAGCCGGAGTCGCAGATGCGGTAGCTACTTTCCGTAAACGGCGTGATGCTTTTATTACCGCATTACATCAAATCGGTTGGCAAGTTCCCACTCCCAAAGGTACAATGTATATCTGGGCTAAGTTACCCTCACCCTGGAATCAAAATTCTGTGGAATTTTGTACTCAGTTAGTCAAACAAACTGGTGTCGCCGTTTCCCCTGGTGCTGGTTTTGGCAAATCTGGAGAAGGATATGTCCGCTTTGCTTTGGTACATGAACCACCTTTGTTAGAAACTGCTGTAACCAGAATTGCTGAGTTTCTTCATTGAGTTTCTTCACTAAAACTTTCTCTGCGATTCATTGAATGAATTATTTAGATCAAGGAAGAATTATTCGACCACAGATGTACACAGATAAACACAGATAAAGCTCTAGTTCATATCATGTTCGGTTAAACACTGATAATATCTGTAGGTTGGATAGAGGAACGTTAACGTAGTTTGCCCAAGGCTTAACCCAACACTCGATCTAAATTCATGTTGGGTTTCACTGTCGTTCAATTCAACCTACATTGATAAATTTTATTATAAGTAATCACCCGAACTTGATATTACCAGACTAGGAAACTCTATAAACATACAGAATTTATTTTTCTTAAAATAAGAATAAATAAAAGGCGTTGCTGATTGAGAATATGAATTTGTTTCACGCAAAGGCGCAAAGGCGCAAAGGTACAAAGAAAAAGAAAGGTAATTTTGGCATTTCATACTCTGATTCAGCAACGCCAAATAAAATTATTTATATAAGATTGTGACAATATCTGCTGGAATCATACCACTGATTAAAGATCCAGAACGACTGGAAAACCGTCTCGCTGAAATTCCGCCAGAACCGGGAGTTTATTTAATGCGGGATGGTACAGATCGCATAATATATATAGGTAAATCTCGAAAATTGCGATCGCGTGTTCGTTCCTATTTCCAGGATAGCAATCACAAAAGCCATCGTATCGCCACAATGGTTCAGCAGGTGACAGAAATTGAATTTATTGTCACTGATACAGAAGCTGAAGCATTAGCCCTGGAAGCAAACTTAATTAAGCAGCATCAGCCCTATTTTAACGTTTTACTCAAAGATGATAAAAAATATCCTTACGTCTGTATAACCTGGTCAGAAGACTATCCGCGCATTTTCATCACCCGAAAACGCCAAATAGGTAAACTCAAAGATAAGTTTTACGGTCCTTATACAGATACAGGTTTATTAAGAGAAATATTAAACATATCTAAACGCATCTTTGCATTGCGACAACGACCTCAACCACTGTTCAAAGACCGTCCTTGTTTAAATTATGACTTAGGGCGCTGTCCCGGTGTGTGTCAACAGTTAATTTCTCCCGAAGAATACCGCAAAACTGTGCTGAAAGTCGCGATGGTGTTCCAAGGAAGAACTCAAGAATTGATTGATATTTTGACAGCACAAATGCAAACAGCCGCCGAGGAGTTAAACTTTGAATTAGCGGCGCGGGTTCGTGATCAAATATCCGGGTTAAAATCGTTAACGGCTGATCAAAAAGTTTCCTTACCAGATGATACAGTTTCACGGGATGCTTTAGCACTGGCAAGCGACAAAGAACGCGCCTGTATTCAATTATTTCAGATTCGCGCCGGACAATTGGTCGGACGTTTAGCATTTATTGCAGATAGTCACGCTGAACCTGGAGCTATTTTACAACGAGTTTTAGAATCACATTATCAAACTGCTGATGCGGTGGAAATTCCTATAGAGATTTTAGTACAGC encodes:
- a CDS encoding LL-diaminopimelate aminotransferase, with product MQFAQRLQPLQSNVFADMDKAKALALSAGRQLIDLSLGSSDLPASPHVIEAMAKSLYDPSTHGYLLFHGTQAFRQAAASWYEQKFGITVNPETEVLPLIGSQEGTAHLPLALLNPGDFALLLDPGYPSHAGGVYLASGQIYPMPLREENNFLPVFADIPADVLAQSRMMVLSYPHNPTAAIAPLSFFQEAVAFCQQHDIALVHDFPYVDLVFGETEDVVPSVLQADPEKSVSIEFFTLSKSYNMGGFRIGYAIGNAELIQALRQVKAAVDFNQYKGILNGAIAALTGPQAGVADAVATFRKRRDAFITALHQIGWQVPTPKGTMYIWAKLPSPWNQNSVEFCTQLVKQTGVAVSPGAGFGKSGEGYVRFALVHEPPLLETAVTRIAEFLH
- the uvrC gene encoding excinuclease ABC subunit UvrC; this encodes MTISAGIIPLIKDPERLENRLAEIPPEPGVYLMRDGTDRIIYIGKSRKLRSRVRSYFQDSNHKSHRIATMVQQVTEIEFIVTDTEAEALALEANLIKQHQPYFNVLLKDDKKYPYVCITWSEDYPRIFITRKRQIGKLKDKFYGPYTDTGLLREILNISKRIFALRQRPQPLFKDRPCLNYDLGRCPGVCQQLISPEEYRKTVLKVAMVFQGRTQELIDILTAQMQTAAEELNFELAARVRDQISGLKSLTADQKVSLPDDTVSRDALALASDKERACIQLFQIRAGQLVGRLAFIADSHAEPGAILQRVLESHYQTADAVEIPIEILVQHELPDAEILADVLTQRKGRKVTILAPQRQTKAELIEMVERNAEYELQRMQKLSDRNHEAIQDLANILDLPDLPHRIEGYDISHIQGSNAVASQVVFIDGLPAKQHYRHYKIKNPTVTSGHSDDFASLAEVIQRRFRKYSEDAKLARVGNPDWPDLIMIDGGKGQLSSVVAVLQEMDLLEELRVVSLAKQREEIFVPGESQPLKTDAEQPGVQLLRRLRDEAHRFAVSFHRQQRSDKFKRSRLDEIPGLGHHRQKQLLGHFRSVDYIRQATPAQLAEVPGIGPRLAQEIYDYFHPA